One Lagenorhynchus albirostris chromosome 7, mLagAlb1.1, whole genome shotgun sequence genomic window, GTGACTGGATGAGAGGGCTGAAGGAGAACGAAGAATCAAAGACTTGGAAATTTTTGGCTTGAACACCTAAGAGGATGATGTGATGGTGCCATGTATTAAGATGGGTATTCACTAAAATATCATGCAAAAGCAGAATGTGGAATACAACAGcattcttacatttttaataattaagaaaaacttaattattaaaaataatttcttaattatatttaaataattattaattattatttaaaataattattatttaaaataaatatttatttaataaataataaatattaatttattaatatttaatttatcttaaataataattattattatttcttaaattattaaaaataattaagaaaaacagtCATTTCATAATTTCAAAGTATATTCTTTGATCAGCTATAATCATCCCACAATGTCTCAACATCTGGGCTTACTAAAATTGTGTCAACTTTAGATTCTCATAACTTTATAAACCAGTTTCCTACTGCCCTTAGGATAAACACAAACTCTTAGCGGGGCCTACAAAGCTTGGTCCCTCACTCTCTGTCCTTTAGCTAAGCCTGCTTCTTTTAGTTCTTAGAATATGCCAGACTCCCTTTCTGCCTTTGGATCTCTGCACATCCCCTTTGCCGACAACTCTACTCCTAGTTAATATCTACTTGTTCTCTGGATTTCAGTTCAACCACTACTTCCACCTGAGATTAGGCCCCCACTGTATGCTCTTACAGGAAATTATACTTTGTCTCCAGAGAGCTTATAGTTtgtaatgtttatatatatatatatatatatctcccatgAGGAAAGGGAGCATACCTGCTTTGTTCTGTCACTGAATCCCTAAAAACCTGCCACACACAGCAGACATTCCAATTTCTGTTGAACAATGAATGAACACGGGAGCAAGGCAAAGTGACGACTAAATTTAGATCTCATCCAAGTTCTGCTGTTCACGGGCAATCCTACATCAGGCTATAGAGGTACAGCAGTTTTTATCATCTCTAAACcagaataaaacataaacaaacacaGCCACTTTGTGTAAAAGAACTACCAATATAAAAGAAGTCAAGCaagagattttttgtttttagcaagCTACATACTACATAACCGCATTTTGCTGAAGACAGCAAATTAAGATACTCTTCATAATCagattaaagaactaaaataatCACTAAAACTGTGAGGTTAAATGTAGTTCACATTAAAACTGTGAAATTCAGTATTTATAACACAAGGATATCCTTAACTATTTACAAGAGTTTAGCtccattaaaataatttgatttaaaaaacaatcaataCTGCAAAGGAAaatttttggattgttttaaagtgttactgttttattttttcttttgttgaataCACATTTGCTTTACTGGCAGTCCAGATAAACAAGtatataaaggaaatatttaaagttttcttttggcAGATGTCAAGATAAACTGTGCAGATAAAATTCCTCAATTTAACCTGAAGAAATGGTTTGAATCATacaaatttttaagaagaaaaataaagactgtcCAAAGGGATTCTCCTAGCTTATAACACATTTCCAGAAtaactctcaaaaaaaaattcaaaaatactcattgactactttaaaaatatgtcaataCCATATGGCTTTATGAAAtaacttctaaaatttatattttttatttaaaaaggatcCCAAGTTTTAAATAAACTGCTAGGAATAtcattttcttcacttaaaaGTGCATATCTCTGAGGGTGGgacatacatattttttgaacaaataatgatttttacaaatttttaacacacacacaaaaaaaaaaaaaatcacaaaattttttttttttttttttgcggtacgtgggcctctcactgttatggcctctcccgttgcagagcacaggctccggacgcgcaggctcagcagccatggctcacaggcccagccactccgcggcatgtgggatcttcccagaccaggacacgaacccatgtcccctgcatcggcaggcgaactctcaaccactgtgccaccagggaagccctacacaaaatatttttaaggggGAAAAGAGTTTTTTCACCAAGTGTCATCTTTAAACAGACTGCAGTAGAtgacattgttcttttttttttttcctttttataccaCCAGAATTCTCAATGAGACGCTTTGGCAGTTTTAAGACATATCATGGTCTCTACCAAGAGACACTGACATTAATGATATCCGTGGAGATGGCAATCGCCTTGATGACTCAGTTTGATAAGAGACATTACTGGGCTGGCTCTCCAAATCAGAGGCAAAGGTGCTCTCTTCTCTTACATCAAGAGACTGTTCAATTGAAGCTGCCTGGGGTGAAATATTATCTACAGTTTTGTTGGCATTATTCAAGTTGTTATTAAGTGTGGTAATGTCACACTCCTTGCCCAGGACACCAAATTCATCTTCTATTGTAACTACATCTTTAGTTTCAAATGGTCCCAAGGAAGGAACCAAAAATTCGTTTTGTAGAGGGTCTTGAGGACCACTAAGGTCACATTCTGTATCCTCCTTTACTTCAGAATCCTTATCACTGTCACTGTCAATGGTAATCACAACTGGGGAACGTGAAGCATTATCACCATGGTGTTTTTTATGCTTCctcttatgttttttctttttctttttatggtgtcTAGTTGTATCGGTAGCTTTCCCTTCATAAACTATCTCTACACTTAGGCTCCgggtcctttttcttctcttgtgctttgtctctctgtctgatGATCGGCTATCTGAAAAGCTGTCACTCTCATTTTTGTAGCTTCCATCCAATTTTGATGAAGATTTTGAGTAATGACCTTCCTTTACTTTAGAAGCAAATTCCCGAGATGGTTGAGCCACATCGTTAGAACCCTCCAAATGCCGTGTTTTGTATTTTCGTTTCCCACCAGGCTTTTCATTTCTCACCCGGTCAGGCCCTGTAGATGCAGTCTTTGATCTAGTACTAGATAGGCTCCTTGATCTATGCCTTTCATAGTAGTAATATTTCCTTTCactgtggttatttttttttctagcatttgTTCTTTCAGAAAAAGACTGAATTCTAAATTCTGGACTTGAAGATTGTCTGGAATAATGAGCTCTGGACAGAGTCCTCCTCCTGTAAGATGATTCATAGCCATCCCTGTCCTTGTTTCTACTATAGTAAGTATACTCCCACTTGTATCTGCTTccataattatttcttaaatagtaACGATCTCGATTTCTGCTCCGTGACCTTCTTTTACCACGATCACTGCTACGAGATCTTGATCTGCTTGTGCTTTCACTACTTAGAGATAGAGTTTGGCTTCTTCTTGACCAACTGCTATCTCTAGTTCTTGATCTCTTTTTGTCTCTTCTACCTCTGGGTCTGCTACTCTCCCTGCTTCTGGATCgtctgcttttcattcttttcttcccatGATGCTTCCTATGATTCTTCTGATCATGCCCACTCCTACTCTGGGAACATGAATCTGAACTTCTGGATCTTCCCCTCCTTCTGTGTCTGCGGGTATATGGGGAATATACTCTGTCTCCTCTGATGGATGAGCTCAGGTCTCTGGGAGAGGACAATGATACAGactgtttctcttccttctttgattTGATTCTTGTACCAGAATCACAAtgacctttatttatttgttcatcctTTCCAAGGACAGAGTGTGGAGATGAACATCTACTAACATCACTATCACCAGAACTGTAAGACTGCTCTTGTTCTTGCGCCTTCACGGTCTCCATTTTCTCGTAGGAACCTAACTCCTCAGAATCAGAGGACAGTTCAACAAGTTCTGGGGTCCTCTCAGCTAGTGGTTTAACAAACCCAACAATGACACAATTATCTGAAGAAGAATCACTGTCATTATTTATGTCATCATTGGTTTGTACTGCTTGCATCTGAGATGTGGCTCTTCCTGTTACAAGTTCTTCATCTGAACTGTCGGAAGTATTTAAAAGGGAAGACATGGCAGCATGTACCTGCTCTGAGCTTGAATAAGATGGCCCTGGAGTTTCATCATCCCATGGTGCCTGACTAACAGTAGCTACATTAACGTCCAGCTCTTGGGTCTCTGCTTCATCAGGAGATATTGTTATGACCGAAGAATCAGAATGGCTACCTTCTTCATATGAAGGAGCAGGACAATCATAATTTGCATGCTGGTCAAAGGCTGCCATGTTAAATGGAGATCGGGCAAAACTGATAAATTCGTGTATAAAATGCTCAGTCCGATTAAGTAAAAATGGCCTTAAATCAGACACAAAtgcctgactctccaagtcataGCGAGTAACATTACTCATGATGATATGCTGGACAATATTCACTAATGATCCATGAGCTCCAAAGAGAACTGTGAGTTCACGTTTTAACCAGGGGACTAATCTGTGAAGGCAAGCCGGATTTCTACGGAAAAATTCAGCTGAAATATCCCTATAGCGGCCACCATCTTCAATATTTCTAACTCGAGCACCAGCACGATAGAGAGTTCGCCTAAAATTAATAATATCCTGTTCTTGAATTTTCCGCAAAGATCTTTCATCTGCAGTAGCTGGCCTCCGTATTGCAATCTGTCTCATAAATGGAGGAATTTCACCATCTCTAGGTCTTGCTGAAATGCCTAACCCTTCAAATATTACTCCACTATCTGGTGG contains:
- the TOPORS gene encoding E3 ubiquitin-protein ligase Topors gives rise to the protein MASAAKEFKMDNFSPKAGTSKLQQTVPADASPDSKCPICLDRFDNVSYLDRCLHKFCFRCVQEWSKNKAECPLCKQPFDSIFHSVRAEDDFKEYVLRPSYNGSFATPDVRRFRYRTTMTRERSASIYSPNSTMNRRTTTPPDSGVIFEGLGISARPRDGEIPPFMRQIAIRRPATADERSLRKIQEQDIINFRRTLYRAGARVRNIEDGGRYRDISAEFFRRNPACLHRLVPWLKRELTVLFGAHGSLVNIVQHIIMSNVTRYDLESQAFVSDLRPFLLNRTEHFIHEFISFARSPFNMAAFDQHANYDCPAPSYEEGSHSDSSVITISPDEAETQELDVNVATVSQAPWDDETPGPSYSSSEQVHAAMSSLLNTSDSSDEELVTGRATSQMQAVQTNDDINNDSDSSSDNCVIVGFVKPLAERTPELVELSSDSEELGSYEKMETVKAQEQEQSYSSGDSDVSRCSSPHSVLGKDEQINKGHCDSGTRIKSKKEEKQSVSLSSPRDLSSSIRGDRVYSPYTRRHRRRGRSRSSDSCSQSRSGHDQKNHRKHHGKKRMKSRRSRSRESSRPRGRRDKKRSRTRDSSWSRRSQTLSLSSESTSRSRSRSSDRGKRRSRSRNRDRYYLRNNYGSRYKWEYTYYSRNKDRDGYESSYRRRTLSRAHYSRQSSSPEFRIQSFSERTNARKKNNHSERKYYYYERHRSRSLSSTRSKTASTGPDRVRNEKPGGKRKYKTRHLEGSNDVAQPSREFASKVKEGHYSKSSSKLDGSYKNESDSFSDSRSSDRETKHKRRKRTRSLSVEIVYEGKATDTTRHHKKKKKKHKRKHKKHHGDNASRSPVVITIDSDSDKDSEVKEDTECDLSGPQDPLQNEFLVPSLGPFETKDVVTIEDEFGVLGKECDITTLNNNLNNANKTVDNISPQAASIEQSLDVREESTFASDLESQPSNVSYQTESSRRLPSPRISLMSVSLGRDHDMS